Proteins encoded in a region of the Labrus bergylta chromosome 9, fLabBer1.1, whole genome shotgun sequence genome:
- the LOC109993036 gene encoding zinc finger protein 260, producing the protein MSDYLMKEFRALLSTTMESVLRRAMFEIMKIFENSIHDHQLELAQKGEEIVQLKVKLQRAEIKLRDNGCAGDERAELNNTTSEIRNKPEDTLNASAQTSVVSEIDFEVPDDWCAPLGCETVTKQEEGGCPSVRLRQLSIPLWHVPIKQEMASHDIDSHPQTKGLRRSKRDSSLNDKNNQTLGNNLLRRDQGVRRTRVSEDINVPLQENTQAVVQVPKKRGRKPRPQETTSKRKSEDKGIAVTKSNPPGKETVVEEGKEMYSCKYCKKAFDSPFGRNVHVRFHKWCKGCKTVFASPSALKYHKPNCAKFQKMMAKKAQSSVAQVPELSNKESPPIKKTVITKKDSTASTSNHSDSSGEKDQPIKQYSCLHCNAKFKWHFKLQEHMRIHTGEKPFTCSICSRKFRVNQFLKLHMARLHKMEVNSEDLNVDLSWTKPVEATEESISAKKESSVPTNHVNVERKPKVKGTGSYGSRGWEACGTYNPNGYTCNVCLQVKKNKYLLIEHYRIHTGEKPFKCVKCHKRFRFRGQLSTHQKSCTQSSNQCSKCGEKFSGKEMYDKHMLKVHKDRPHCCKICGKKYTTAKRLKSHVKRLHK; encoded by the exons ATGTCGGACTATCTGATGAAAGAGTTCAGGGCCCTTCTCAGTACAACCATGGAGTCAGTCCTGAGAAGGGCTATGTTTGAAATAATGAAGATCTTCGAGAACAGCATACATGACCATCAGCTGGAGCTGGCACAGAAAGGAGAAGAGATTGTTCAACTTAAAGTGAAGTTGCAGAGAGCTGAGATCAAACTGAGAGACAATGGGTGTGCAGGCGACGAAAGAGCTGAGCTGAATAATACTACAAGTGAAATACGAAATAAGCCGGAGGATACTCTGAATGCCTCTGCGCAAACCTCTGTTGTTTCTGAGATTGATTTTGAAG TACCTGATGACTGGTGCGCTCCTTTGGGCTGCGAGACCGTGACAAAGCAAGAAGAGGGGGGTTGTCCCAGTGTGAGACTCCGCCAGCTGTCTATTCCTCTTTGGCACGTTCCAATTAAGCAGGAG ATGGCTAGCCATGACATTGACTCCCACCCACAAACGAAAGGTCTCAGAAGATCAAAGAGAG ATTCCTCATTAAACGACAAGAACAATCAAACCTTGGGCAATAATTTGCTAAGGCGTGACCAAGGAGTTCGGCGTACTAGAGTAAGCGAAGACATCAACGTACCGCTGCAAGAAAATACTCAAGCGGTTGTTCAAGTTcccaaaaaaagaggaagaaaaccAAGGCCGCAAGAAACTACATCAAAGAGGAAAAGCGAGGATAAGGGAATTGCAGTAACTAAGTCTAACCCTCCAGGAAAAGAGACAGTAGTAGAGGAAGGTAAAGAAATGTACAGCTGCAAGTATTGTAAGAAGGCATTTGATTCACCCTTTGGCCGAAATGTGCATGTACGGTTTCACAAGTGGTGCAAGGGTTGCAAAACAGTGTTTGCCTCTCCGAGTGCACTCAAGTATCACAAACCAAATTGTGCTAAATTCCAGAAAATGATGGCAAAAAAAGCACAGTCTTCTGTCGCTCAAGTCCCTGAGCTTAGCAATAAAGAGTCCCCACCAATCAAGAAAACAGTGATAACGAAGAAAGACAGCACAGCCTCCACTTCAAACCACAGTGATTCCTCTGGGGAGAAGGATCAACCCATCAAACAGTACTCCTGTTTACATTGTAATGCAAAGTTCAAATGGCATTTCAAGCTCCAGGAGCACATGCGTATTCATACTGGTGAGAAGCCATTCACTTGCAGCATTTGCTCAAGGAAATTCCGAGTAAACCAGTTCCTTAAACTCCACATGGCGAGACTCCACAAAATGGAAGTGAACTCTGAGGACTTAAACGTGGACCTTTCATGGACTAAGCCTGTAGAGGCCACTGAGGAATCGATTTCTGCAAAGAAAGAATCGAGTGTACCAACCAACCATGTTAATGTTGAGAGAAAACCCAAGGTCAAAGGGACGGGTTCTTATGGGAGTCGCGGCTGGGAAGCCTGTGGCACATACAACCCAAACGGTTACACCTGcaatgtgtgtttgcaggtgaaaaaaaacaaatacctgtTGATAGAACACTACCGCATCCACACAGGAGAGAAGCCCTTCAAGTGTGTCAAGTGTCACAAAAGGTTTCGTTTTCGCGGACAGCTCTCCACGCACCAAAAATCGTGTACTCAGTCAAGTAACCAGTGTAGCAAGTGTGGGGAGAAATTCTCAGGAAAAGAAATGTACGATAAGCATATGTTGAAAGTTCACAAGGATCGACCTCACTGCTGTAAGATTTGTGGGAAAAAATACACAACTGCAAAACGCCTCAAGAGCCATGTAAAGCGTTTACATAAGTAA
- the LOC109993022 gene encoding LOW QUALITY PROTEIN: serine/threonine-protein phosphatase 2A 55 kDa regulatory subunit B gamma isoform (The sequence of the model RefSeq protein was modified relative to this genomic sequence to represent the inferred CDS: inserted 2 bases in 2 codons; deleted 1 base in 1 codon) has product MGEDTDANPTLNHRGFLPDHNYVTEADIISTVEFNHTGELLATGDKGGRVVIFQREPESKTEPFSQGEYNVYSTFQSHEPEFDYLKSLEIEEKINKIRWLPQQNAAQFLLSTNDKTIKLWKVSERDKRPEGYNLKDEEGRIKDISTVTSLQVPVLRPMDLMXEVSPRRVFANAHTYHVNSISVNSDYETYMSADDLRINLWHLDITDRSFNIVDIKPANMEDLTEVITAAEFHPHHCNLFVYSSSKGTLRLCDMREAALCDKHSKLFEEPEDPSARSFFSEIISSVSDVKFSHSGRYLLTRDYLTAKVWDLNMESKPXETYQVHDYLRSKLCSLYENDCIFDKFECAWNGSDSVIMTGAYNNFFRMFDRNTKRDVTLEASRESSKPRAVLKPRRVCAAGGKRRKDDISVDSLDFTKKILHTAWHPNENIIAIAATNNLYIFQDKLNSELH; this is encoded by the exons ATGGGCGAAGACACTGACGCCAACCCGACGCTCAACCACCGCGGCTTCCTCCCCGACCACAACTATGTGACTGAAG CTGATATTATCTCCACTGTTGAGTTCAACCACACTGGAGAGCTCCTGGCCACTGGGGACAAAGGGGGCCGAGTGGTCATCTTTCAGAGGGAACCTGAG AGCAAAACTGAGCCTTTCTCCCAGGGAGAGTACAATGTCTACAGCACCTTTCAGAGCCATGAACCCGAGTTTGACTACCTTAAGAGTCTGGAGATCGAGGAGAAGATCAATAAGATCCGATGGCTGCCTCAGCAGAACGCTGCTCAATTCCTCCTTTCCACCAACG ATAAGACCATTAAGTTGTGGAAGGTGAGTGAACGAGACAAACGGCCTGAGGGATACAACCTGAAAGATGAGGAGGGTCGTATCAAAGATATCTCCACTGTCACCTCCCTACAG GTGCCAGTGTTGAGGCCGATGGACCTGA TAGAGGTTAGCCCGCGGCGGGTCTTTGCCAACGCCCACACCTACCACGTCAACTCCATCTCCGTTAACTCCGACTACGAGACCTACATGTCAGCCGATGACCTGAGGATCAACCTCTGGCATCTGGACATCACTGACCGCAGCTTCA ACATCGTGGACATCAAACCAGCCAACATGGAGGATCTGACAGAGGTGATCACAGCGGCTGAGTTTCAC CCCCACCACTGTAACCTGTTTGTctacagcagcagcaaaggCACCCTGCGTCTCTGTGACATGAGAGAAGCAGCACTGTGCGACAAACACTCAAAAT TGTTCGAGGAGCCTGAGGACCCCAGCGCCCGCTCCTTCTTCTCTGAGATCATCTCCTCTGTGTCAGATGTCAAGTTTAGCCACAGTGGACGCTACCTGCTCACCAGAGACTACCTGACGGCTAAAGTCTGGGACCTGAACATGGAGAGCAAGC TGGAGACTTACCAG GTCCACGATTACCTCCGCAGCAAGTTGTGTTCCCTTTACGAGAACGACTGCATCTTCGACAAGTTTGAGTGTGCCTGGAACGGCTCCGACAG TGTGATCATGACCGGAGCCTACAACAACTTCTTCCGCATGTTCGACCGGAACACCAAGCGCGACGTGACCCTGGAGGCGtcgagagagagcagcaaacccCGGGCCGTCCTGAAGCCCCGGAGGGTCTGTGCCGCCGGGGGAAAGCGCCGGAAGGACGACATCAGCGTGGACAGCCTGGACTTCACCAAGAAGATCCTGCACACCGCCTGGCACCCCAACGAGAACATCATTGCCATTGCCGCCACCAACAACCTGTACATCTTCCAGGACAAACTAAACTCTGAGTTGCATTAA
- the LOC109993038 gene encoding uncharacterized protein, whose product MECVRGAFHAQLATVMDSLLAAAVCEIAKIFESSLIEQQAELAQKTQEISILRGKLQKVERRPKVKGGGSEEGDLSSGDKEASSRQQSLTTSGLNVGKDSSSHSDPVNGLRHSVLKEEVTGQDGASVKNERAGSRPNLESVAVQAPEGSLSAVDQRQIDTLQAKAKLSQWKQGSQSTDHRPLEDQVSAPFLSISQSGRCSPGTDPDLAQPGEWLPGLDTSRGGLESMQAHGTSCSGTAGSSAGTDAHSYRPGFGSDETSNEDDESSFPFMDQEPENHNSNQTSVQGPGVVIRGARQVQPQTPSSESSWRPREDTGGRCPISHTRRVTTFANRDPLRSQSNSQLLTLRHANTLSHPAALSGGNGRPYTCPYCTKCFTYPSHQRRHLLRHTGVRLHPCQFCEKSFLTPSELTVHTRTHTGERPFGCAQCGKRFARSGNLRAHQRDVHMGKRPFACTECGKRFAHRGNLRVHNHRVHQGDPYYIDDQQEPDLGQNPI is encoded by the exons ATGGAGTGTGTAAGGGGTGCTTTCCACGCACAGCTGGCTACTGTCATGGATTCCCTGCTggcagctgctgtgtgtgagaTCGCCAAGATCTTTGAGAGCAGCCTGATTGAACAGCAGGCGGAGCTGGctcaaaaaacacaagagatCTCCATCCTCAGAGGCAAGCTGCAGAAGGTGGAGAGGAGGCCGAAGGTGAAGGGTGGAGGCAGCGAGGAGGGGGATTTGTCATCGGGCGACAAGGAGGCAAGCTCGAGACAGCAGAGCTTAACAACATCAG GACTTAATGTGGGAAAGGATTCATCCTCTCATTCAGACCCAGTAAATGGACTCAGACACAGTGTGCTGAAAGAGGAGGTCACAGGCCAGGATGGAGCTTCAGTCAAAAATGAG CGAGCTGGATCGCGGCCTAACCTTGAGTCGGTTGCAGTTCAAGCACCTGAGGGTAGCCTTTCTGCTGTGGATCAGAGGCAGATAGATACCCTGCAAGCCAAGGCCAAAT TGTCTCAATGGAAGCAGGGCAGTCAAAGCACAGACCACCGACCCCTTGAGGATCAAGTATCCGccccttttctctccatctctcaaAGTGGACGATGCTCCCCAGGGACTGACCCAGACCTAGCTCAACCAGGGGAGTGGTTGCCAGGGCTTGACACCTCTCGAGGTGGTCTGGAGAGTATGCAGGCACACGGAACCAGCTGCTCTGGCACAGCTGGCAGCAGCGCTggcacagacgcacacagctACAGACCTGGTTTCGGCTCTGATGAGACCAGCAACGAGGATGATGAAAGCTCTTTTCCCTTCATGGACCAGGAACCTGAGAACCATAACTCCAATCAGACGTCAGTGCAGGGTCCAGGTGTGGTGATAAGAGGGGCACGGCAGGTTCAACCACAAACACCTTCTAGCGAATCATCATGGAGACCAAGAGAAGACACAGGGGGTAGATGCCCCATCAGTCACACTCGGCGGGTCACAACTTTTGCCAATAGAGACCCTCTTCGATCACAATCCAATTCACAGCTGCTCACGCTACGACACGCAAACACTCTGAGTCACCCTGCAGCTCTTAGCGGGGGGAATGGGCGACCCTACACCTGTCCGTATTGTACCAAGTGTTTCACCTACCCCTCCCACCAGCGCAGACACCTTTTACGCCACACAGGAGTCCGACTGCATCCCTGTCAGTTTTGTGAAAAGAGCTTCCTCACTCCCTCCGAGCTTACTGTgcacacccgcacacacacgGGGGAGCGGCCTTTCGGCTGCGCTCAGTGCGGTAAACGCTTTGCCCGCAGCGGAAACTTGAGAGCCCACCAACGGGACGTTCACATGGGGAAGAGACCCTTTGCATGCACAGAGTGTGGAAAGAGATTTGCACACAGGGGGAACTTGAGAGTGCACAATCACAGAGTCCATCAAGGTGATCCCTATTACATAGACGATCAGCAGGAGCCCGACCTGGGCCAGAATCCCATCTGA